The Anolis carolinensis isolate JA03-04 chromosome 2, rAnoCar3.1.pri, whole genome shotgun sequence genome has a window encoding:
- the rab43 gene encoding ras-related protein Rab-43, producing the protein MPGVPSASSAASPFLAGPDPEERYDFLFKLVLIGDASVGKTCLVQRFKTGAFAERQGNTIGVDFTMKSLEIQGKRVKLQIWDTAGQERFRTITQSYYRSANGAILAYDISKRSSFQSIPRWIEDVRKYAGSNIVQLLIGNKSDLSDLREVQLEEAQSLAERYDITCAIETSAKDSSNVEEAFVKMATELMMRHGGPMFSESNTDSIKLDSKDVVEGWGCGC; encoded by the exons ATGCCGGGTGTCCCCTCGGCGTCGTCAGCGGCGTCGCCATTCCTCGCCGGGCCGGACCCGGAGGAGCGCTACGACTTCCTCTTCAAGCTGGTGCTGATCGGCGACGCCAGCGTGGGCAAGACGTGCCTGGTGCAGCGCTTCAAGACCGGGGCCTTCGCCGAACGCCAGGGCAACACCATCGGCGTGGACTTCACCATGAAGAGCCTCGAGATCCAGGGCAAGCGGGTCAAG tTGCAGATCTGGGACACAGCTGGTCAGGAAAGGTTTCGGACCATTACTCAGAGTTATTACCGAAGCGCTAATGGAGCTATCCTGGCCTATGACATCAGCAAGAGGAGCTCTTTCCAGTCTATACCTCGCTGGATCGAGGATGTGAGGAAGTATGCAGGCTCCAACATAGTACAGTTGCTTATTG GAAACAAGTCTGACCTAAGTGACCTTCGGGAGGTTCAGCTAGAGGAAGCTCAGAGTCTGGCTGAACGCTATGATATCACCTGTGCCATTGAGACATCTGCGAAGGACTCCAGCAATGTGGAGGAGGCTTTTGTAAAGATGGCAACAGAGCTTATGATGAGGCATGGAGGCCCCATGTTCAGTGAGTCAAACACAGACAGCATCAAACTTGACAGCAAGGATGTAGTAGAAGGATGGGGGTGTGGCTGCTGA